The Rissa tridactyla isolate bRisTri1 chromosome 1, bRisTri1.patW.cur.20221130, whole genome shotgun sequence DNA segment gcaGCAAGCAATCCACAGTACTGTGAGGGCCCGTCCTTTGGTGAAGTTCCTAATGGACAATGGATGACACAGTCCTTTGCAGACCAGATTCCAGAGTTCAATGCTGGTATGACAcgggaagaagagggaagcagTGCGTAAGAGCTGTTTCTTCTCGGCTATGCATACATGCTGCAGTTTTAATGCAGTGATCAAGATTGGTACCTCGGTTCTCCAACTGAAGCATTTGAATAGTATTTTATCTCCCCTAGTTATTTTATTATAGTCTAAAGTAAGTGTGTGGTAGGCTCTAATTGATGAACTAGATAATTTTAAGGAACTGtccaaactttttaaaaaaaagttagccCTTTTTTGTATATGAGTTTTATATTTAATGTATAccatttcttgcagtttttgaCAAATTGCTTTCTCATTCGTGAAGATTTCTTTGGGGTGTGAATTTTATTCCACAAATCCATAATGTAGTAGTAACAGCAGCAGTATACTTTTTACTGATGCCTCAATATTTGGATATCTCATAAGCCTTTTATAGCCAGGGGGGAAATGGGAAGTGTACCCTCATCTTACATGAAGTGGTGTTTTTAATCATGCACAGTTAAGCAAATTGTGCTTTTTAAGTCTGCCTTTTACCTTCTTAAAAAGTGCAGAAAGTTGCATTCTGCAGCTGTGAGTACTGAGTATTTTCTGGGCGGGAAGAGAGAGCTCTCTCTATTTAGTGATTGGACCATATTCAGGATTAAGGGAGTGGAGACATCATCTCAAGTCACAACACTGGGGAGGAAAATTTGTATCGCACAGGACAGGGCATAAATATTCTAGCTGAGCTGTCTTAGGGTAAGGTGTCCCTACcactccatctctttcccctttaAATCCCAACGTAAGGAActgaaattcctttaaaaaaaaaaatcaaaacaacggTGGTTCTTGAATGCTGTGGCATTTAAACTCTCGGTCATTTCTGTGCGATTAATCCCTTCACCTGACCTTTAGCAGGAGACAATCCCTTTGAACGGATTACACTGCAGGGAATGGAATAACCACATTCCCTGTAAAAACCCTGTACAGCTACGTTGTTTACGTCAGGTACGATTAGCACAGGGTGAAAGAGGTTTGCAATTTCGCAGTTTTTAACATTGTTATCTTCAATCTGTAGGACCATAGAGGGTGTTCTCCTTATTCCTCTTACAAGTAAAAAAACCTAAATTCAATATAAGGGCAGCTGTTCCATGAATAAGAAGTCAGCTGTAGAAACTACAGCTCTCTTCTGAGGAACTTACTTAAATGCTACATAGTTTTGGCCAATATTAGTGactgagaaagaaatgagattCTATGCTTGTGCCTAACCAtcatcttcttttcctcttttatcaaGTGAAGAAGAGATGAAGTAAAAGCAATAAGTTGATCAAAACATTGAAGTTTTGATGATCTTATGACAGTAGGTGCTTTCAAGGTGCTACTTGAAAAACAGATACAAACAGTATCTCCGCAATCCACACTGGTCAGAGATTCCTGTACTGGTGTGTTTTATCCTTTCCTCACAGCCAGTGACAGTTGTCATGCATTGAGTGTAACTAGTTAAGAGTGTAGATTCTAATCCTGCTGTAACAGCTCTCACTGAGATCACACACTGTCAACCTGTTGTGAGGCAGGCATGATGTTTACAGTTTTCTTCCCAAATTATGTGGCTTAATTCTGAGCGTCTTAAATCAAGGAGGTGTGCATTATGATTCTGATTGTGTTTATTAGCTTCAGCATAAAGCTGTTCAGTATATTGTCAGAAAGGTATAGGACTTGTCTTGTATGTTATTTAAAGTGTACTGTATCATGTATTGCTGTTTACATGGACGTTTTCCTGCAGGTGCTCAAAGTATCTTGCATCAGGGATTTGTtacaattccattttatttttcaacaaaattaGAAGCATGTAATTAGCACTGCTGAGTATGTAGCACAGTAGGATATAACTACTGTAAGGCTGTCCTGTTTGGGTGGAAGGGAAAGGTCTCGTCTTTAACGGAGTCACCTACTAGGGTATCTAGGTATAAAATACAGTTAAGTGTACAATGACCGTTTCACTAAATATTGCAATTCTATGTGTACTCCCTCAGAACTGGTGCTCTTTTCAATACAGTAATACAAAAGTTCTTAATCTGTCTTAAATCTATCAATGTTTCACAATAAAATCAGGAATTGTATTGCAGTGTCTTAGGATGTGCTTTTGCATCTTTCTAGCAGGGGTCTAAATGCACTACAGGATATGTAATAACacaaaaacactgcaaaacacaGTCACCATGCAACAGAACTCTACTCATTAAAATGCTGTTTAAGTTTTCATTTCGGGCTGTTTAATGTGGGCTAGACAACTAAAGGCACCTTGTATGTAATACTGCAAGTATTTCCTGTGTAGATTTTTCTACCAGCAGACATTGGAGTCTTATTTATAAAGATCTTACATTAAAACACACTTGTCTGGCACTGAATTTCACCTCTctaaacatttaatgaaaatacttcGTTGTCAAATAAACTTGTTTCCTGACCGTAAATGAAAGTCAAGATGATCTGAACTGTTTAACTGTCATTCTGGGCTCCCTCTCCAGCCATGAGCACACAAAACTGATGGTCATTTATTCATATATTTAACAAATACTTAGTTTTCTAAAATCAGTTAATTATACAACGTGTTGCATCTCAAACTATTACATACCACAGAACATAGCGTATGGATGCATTTAAGTGGTTTCAGTATCAGCTATCAGGACGAGTTAATTTGAACTTCCCTGAAGGGTCAGGAATAAACCAGTTTTCCCAGAGATCAGTGTGAACACTGGGATAGTCCCAAGGTTTGTATCTCCCATTCCAATGAAGTAGTTTAGCTTCTTGAAGAAAATGCTCTGAGTAACGGGTATCGGGACTCCAACCTGCAGGggcagagtaaaaaaaaaaaaattaatccaaaaaattAATCCAGTTTTTAATAGTGGAGGACACTATGGAGTGAGGTAAACTGAGTTATTTTCTTAAGAAGTCTGATCAGTACCATTTCACCTGTTAATAGACAACTAGTTGGATGACAGAGtagctttttttcagcttcatgcCTCTAATACTGCATCAGCAAAAAATCTCAGCAAGTTTCTTCTCAACACTTTTAACATCTTCGCATAgctggggttaaaaaaaaattccttttactaTTCATTTTACTGTACCAGCTAAGCCATTATCTTTTTCCCAGGATAATTCACTATTACAAGGTGAAAGGTAACTACATCCTGCAGAATGTTGAATACACAAACACTGCCAGACATCCCATCTTCTTCTACTGTGTCTACTAAAAGAGCATCTGATTTTGTTCAGTCTCTTGCTGTATTCAGATCTTTTACATATTCTTTCCATAGTTCATGACAACATAACTTATCTGGTCTTCAAACATGTAACTTTGTCCtttgtatttgggtttttttttccttttttttatccaATTTAATGACTATTAGGGTTTCAGGCTTTTTGCGGGGGTGCAATTACTTTGTTTACTTGACCTGTTAAGGTATTTTCATAATCATACCTGTGGGGAACCCCCACGTTCTGCCCTACCCTGAAGAGAGCAGGACTAATGAGTGTTGGGGGAAGCAGGGATTACAGGCTGTGCATCTCAGTTACAAAGTAACGCATTGAGGTAAAGCAACATAAGGTCCTGTATTGGAATTTTACAAACCGCTCTCTTTATTTAGTTCCAACTGTGCATGGTGGGAAGTTAAACTTACCAAGATGCCTTATGTGCCACATCGGATTAATAGCGGAATACTTTCCATGAAACACAATCAGCATTGGAGAAGTTGCCACACCACCCCCAAGGGTGCTGCTGTAGAGGTTTtccctgcaaaaggaaaaaagaaaacattcaaaacttCAATCAAAGAATCTTTAGTACAAAAGGCAGAAGATTAACATAAGTATTCTGGAAAAATTCAAAATCGTTTTGTACAGACCAGTTTTCAGCATACTCCTTCCTAATGCTGTTAATTGCTTGTATTTGCAACTCTGATTCCTGTTGAGGGAATCGTTGCTACCAAGCAAAATGGGAGTCAAACCCAACATGAAGCCAAATAACTCTATATACTTCATATAGCCTGCAAGGCTGACAAAgtttacagtagaaaaaaaagctgttaacgTTAAGGAATCAAACATATTTTAGCCTGGTTTCTTAAGAAAATGTACATGTTTCCATGtatttcattccctttttcttcccctttcgcCCCTCCCCCAGTTTTTAGACCCATACATTAATTTCGGATTTTGTCAAAGTCTAGTTAGTATAAACTGACATCTAAAGAATATCAATTTCCTATAAATTTTTTGATAAATCTAGGGCTAGATGAAGCCAAATCACTGTAAGAAGGGGCATCAGGAGGTAGCAGCCGAATATCTGACCACAGCGTGCGTCAGGCCTGGACAACCGGTCAGCACGTGGGCAAAGCCATCCCAGCTACGGGACACTGTGCCACCTGACTGCCCAACAAGGAGGAAACCTGGGAAGTACCAAGATGCTTAGAGgccacagaacaaaaaaataaaaaataataaccttCCTCCAAAACTGGGTTTCAACTGCTAAGCAATTTATTTCACTGTCATTTCAAAATCCAGCTAAAAGGAACATGAATGTGTTATGAAGGTATAAAATCAACTTCATAGATAAAATCTGCAGTAATATTAACGGACTTTTTTCAACCTCTTAAAAAGCCCAGCAATAGCTTGTTGGGATATGTTGCATAAACAGAGTAAGAGAAAGACATTTGGCTTTTCATTCATTCACATGCTTGTCATTTGTGTCTCTCCTCTGTTCCTTTCTGAAACTGACAAGTAATGGACATAGTCCAATAGCAACAAACTATTCAGTTTCAGTTTAGCCTTGCTAAATTTAAATTTAAccctttgcagaggaagaaagTAATGTCAAGTTTGCAAATACAGGTTAACAGTGAACTACCAAAAAAATTAACAGTGATTGTTTTACTATGTCGTGACTTATTCACAGTCAATgccaaaaaaatatctttcatgtCAAATTTTGTTCATCTATAAAAGAAGTGTTTTCTATTGGCATTTAAGAAATATGGTGTCCAAGTACAGTTTGGCTGACATTGCAACAGGAGAGACCCCACACAAACAAGGAAACATTCCTCCCCCTTTAAGCCAGCCTCAGAAAGGGAAGATCGTAAGTGACTTGATCCCAAGTGAGGTTGGTCACCCAAAACAAGAACCATGTGTTCTCAGTGTCCCTCAGGATTAAGTGTGCTTTGTGATTAAACATGAGACTAAATTTTCAGATGGTCATTTCCTGGTACAAAATTGATCAGATTTAAGCAGATGGAATTTCTGGAACATGAGTTACTTCACTTGATGAGATCTCAAAGAAAGACTGCTTGGAGTTAAAAAAACTTCTAAGAGCTTTTAAACAGAgaataaaactgtaaaatgaGTGTTAAAAGTAAAGTGCAAAGCTAGATTTCCACACATACTCTACATTTCTTTGCATCCACTTTTCCAATTGCTTTGTAATCCGTTGATGTTTCCATTCAGTCATGTTAGCAACAATTACTCCAGGATTAAAGGAGCAGgtgctggggctgatgccaagatCTCTAATTGCTTGCTTTCTGTAGTCCAGGAATCCCATGTACGTGTtctaagaaataaataaataaataaaaagtagctTTATCACCTATAAATCTCTATAAAGGTAACAGTAAATGCATCTGTCTACCACTCACATGGAGACTAAATATGTGCTCCCAAAGCTGAGTTTCTAGAGATGGTTACCTGTCTTGATTTCTGTATGACACAAGGCTGAAAGGCAGGATACTTCCAGCTACTGAATTACTTTTTCCACAGTATCATTCCATGTGAGTTTGATAAGGCTTTTCCCTCACCACGTGTTTGTCTTTCTGTAACTCAGTCTAAATGATATAGCATCACACTTGTACAGCTCTAATGCTAGAAATGATATAGCATCACACTTGTACAGCTCTAATGCTAGAGGGACTTACTGACAGCTCTGGGAAACTCAGCTCAGGAGTTAGCCTTTAAACCTGTTTTCCTAAGTTTTGTTCCCATTTTGACTACTACAAATCATAATATTCTTTCTCCATTATATTTTCCATTAAGTGCTCATGATCTGCTGATAGCAAAATACCAAACAATTTAGTAGAATCCAAAGAGCAATAGagatttaaattacagaaaacaactCTGCGTAACACCATATCATTATAGAGTTACTACAAAAATTAGTTCTTAATTACATGTAAAACTATTACAAaactactgcaaaaataaaaatataattttcacttCAGGGAAGACATATAAAATCACCTTACATTTGTGGGTAAATACATTTCTCATTAGAATTCCAAAATGGCATCTTACCTGCATCCCTACACTTCTAACCATTTCATGTGTAGAAGGCAGATCACAATCATCTGAAAAAGCTGCAGCATGTCCAGGAGCTAACTTAGTATCATAGAGTTCTTGGATGTCACCTGATTACAGAAAGATCAAAAGCATGAGGAACTCCGCTTCACTGCTACAGAGTTGATAAGATAACTTCTGTTCTCATACGTTACTTACAAACCTACCAGTTTTAGGGCATAGCCCAGATATTAACGAAGGCTGATTTTGTAATATGGAACAATTTTCAAATTTGAGTCCTCCGCTTGGATGTCTAAGGTCTATCTTAAGATATTATCATCAATTTTCAACACGTCCATAGTCTGGTCTGAATGTCCAAAATCAGCTACAGCAGAAGCCAACTACACCGTTAAGAAGCCTGGTTATAAAGTTCTGCATTCATAGAGCTTGCCTTTGGGATAGGGAGGGCACAGGCAATTTTTCTGAGCCTCTTCAAGTCCCACAGAAGTGCTACTTCAATCTCTTGCACAGatcatttttttcctagtgctaCTGCATTTATACCTCCCAGTAAGATACCTGGATTCCCAGCACCGGCCAGTTGAAATGTGCCTGTCACACTTGACCGTTCCCTGCTGGCTTCACAGACCACCCAACTCCTTCCTGGTGGAGGGAAATAACGTAACGCTTGGCATCTCACTCATCACCTTTAATCAGCAGGTACCCATGATGTGGCAGAAGAGTTTCAGGGCAGGTGGGAAGCACAGCGCTGCCACAGCAATTGAATGAGTCTGCATCCAAACCCCCTACAGCTACCAGCTTTGCTGCTGGCCATGGGTTGGTCACAGGAAAGATGAACTATCTTGGCAGGCCACATATGGCCCAGCAGCCTGACGTGACTCATTAAAAGACTAGTAACTGAAAATACTCCCCATACTGCAAACAGTGGAACTACTATTTCTGAAATAAGCAGAGATTATTTCTTTGTCTGAAGTCATCAGCTGGTTGGAAAACTTGGTTTAGGACTCATGTCCCACCAAGAAATAGAATTTGAATCAATAGGACACTTAATTGTTGAAGATCAACATGCCTTGCCAAGTATTTTCTCCTGATTCTAAATAGCTTCTGCTTttcaagagaaaagcagaaaaattaaaaaaaaaaaccacgaccaaaaaaaaccaacccaaaaaaacccaaacaaacaaacaaaccaaaaaaaacccaaaccaaaccattctgggCTGACACTCCAAATTCAGTATGTTTCATTTTTactgctttgcagaaagcaaGGACAAACAAATAAATGATCCCAAAGTTAAACACAGAAAACCCCATTTACTCCTTATACTCTAAGAAGCCTCACTCACTCCCGTTGCAGAGACAATCTGACAGAGAGCACAGTCTCACATTACAGCTGAGACATGGGGAGCAGCTGCCAGAAAAGGCTCCCTCCCTCCACCACACTCCCACATGTCCATCTTTATTCCCTTCTTCTGGGCGCTATCGTTGCGTGGCCCAAGGGTGAGCAAGATAGTCTggctgaagcaaaggaaaaaaaattttaaaaaaggttggTTTTTCGTTATTTTTTTGTACCACTAGTCTTCTGCCAGGTCAACCAGCTGAATCAGCTtattctgcagctgcagaactgtAGATATGACACAAGTAACAAGAGCTGCCTGAGGACAGGAGAGGCCACTTCCGTCAGCAGCAGCCTACCATGAGCTGTAACGTGAAACTGCACCTATACCCTGCGGCTCCAGAAACACGATCATCTGACATAAACTGACACCTCTAATGAAAGAGAAAGCCCTACCTCTCTTCTCCTAGCCACTCTGCCTTGAGTCCTACCAGGGAACTAATTTAGGCTGAAAGTAATCACATTTCACAGAatcgttggaagggaccttatgaggtcatctagtccaacccccctgctaaagctggTTCATCTAAGGCAAGGTGCACAGGattgcatccaggcgggttttgaatatctccagagatgactctacaacctctctgggcagcctgctccagtgctctgtcaccctcaaagtaaagtagtttctcctcatgttgagatggaatttcctgtgttccagtttgtgcccgttgccccttgtcctgtcgctgggcaccactgaaaagagtctggccccgtcctctcgacacccgccctttagatatttataagcattggtgactttccctctcagtcttctcttctccaggctgaacagacccaggtgtctcagcctttccccgtcagagagatgctccagtcccctgatcatcttcataccctctgctggactctctccagtagttccttgtctggTGAACACCTGCACAGGTGCaaggaggagggatgcaggggaagTGGTGGGCTCAGCTTAAAGTGCTCATGAAACTGGAGTGTAAATGAAGACTTTAAGAATCTTTCAAAGAGTTAAACATTGCTGTTGCCTCTTGATGACAGacagaacaacaaaaccaagaagcAGAGACGACTGGAAACACACATGTTGAAGAAACTGTGATACGAAGTCTATTGCAAATTAAAATGAGACAGGCAAAGCAGATGAATCATATTTTATAAAGCAGCTAATAGTGGCCCCTTTAAGTGCGGATGTTCTGAAATCTGCCACTAAAGAGACAAAACTATAAAAAGATGCAGAGaagcagtggaaaataaaattatactttTGTCATATGTAAATTCACTGATCTTAATGTTTTACAGCAAACATTAACCTAGACCAAAGAATTTATTATAGTTATACTCAgtcctttccaaaggaaattttCATAGGAACATTCCTTTAACGTTTAAGAAGGACAGGTAAAAAGGTTTTGTTGTCCCCGCGTACTGGGcctgctgtcgtggtttgggatgggctggccactaaaacaagcgacagatgctctccccagtAGGGGACACTATGTTTCCTGTATATCTGTCAAGAAAGTAATAATCACAGTATCTGGAAAATACTGTAGGCCAGATACTGCAGTGGCATGCAAGACTTCCCTCTACTGTGTTTTCTACTTTCAATTTAATCTCTCTCTCTGATGCCTGTAAAATTAccgaaaagaaaattggttctgttttacctcaaaccaggacacctggcaaggatagggttaattttcttcatagcagctcatatGGTGCTGGGATTTAGATTTTTGACCAACACGGTActgataacacactaatgttCTAGCTTTTActgaacagtgtttgcacagtATCAAGGCCTTCTGTTTCTCACTTGCCCCCCCACCCAGTGACTAGGTCAGGGGGTGCACAATAGGCTGGAAGGGGACACAACCGGGCAGATGACCCAAAATGACCAAAGAGATACTCCATAGCAcataatgtcatgctcagcaataaaatgggaaagagtgggcttggggtggggtgggtggttaGCCAGCTTTTACTGgggaactggctgggcatcagtctacCCACTGGAAGTGGCGAGTTGCCTTtacatcacttgttttgttttcttctctcttcttccacttatccttcacttattaaaaatttatttgtttgtttattttatcttggtcctcaagttttcttgcttttattctttctttcctccttcccccattcCCACTGGGAGCGGGGATCTGGGGGAAGTGAgagagtggctgtgtggtgcttagctgcccaccacggttaaaccacaacactctgattaaaaaatgttataaaacaacaacaagacAATATGATAAAACATGGGAGGACAACAACTCTACAGAGACGAAAAATATACTGGAAAACAGACgagaaaaaaatgataaattaatctttaaaaaaacagtagTTCCTCTAATTAGATTGCcttgtatgaaaaaaaatttttttttcaggatttgaaTGTCTTCTAACTGCTCCCATTTGTCTAGGAACTCTGAAATCTTTGATCATGATTCTGCAAATTGCGATGGATTCTGAGCTGAAGATGCTCCAAATCCTATTCTGAGTGTTTGGAATTTTAACCCTCTCATTTGAGTAAATTCCTCTTGCTCTCAAGAACAGCAATTCTGGATAAGGAACTAGTAGCATTTGGGGGAATTCGAATACTAGCAGGAAATGCATGTCACGTACTTAACAATAAATATTGCAGTATCTAAGTGAAATCCATGATACCTTTCAGCAATTGACCAGattcaattaaaattaaacacatacaTACAATTTTGATCAAAATCCACTACTCAAAAGATATAGGAAGTTCTTCTTCAGACATTCCTTTAAACAAACAGATTATTTGTAGTTTTCCTGAGTGCAACGTTCCTAGCAGCTGCCTCAGTTTCTATCATATCTCATATTTCCAAACGACTGTAAAAGCTGcaataacttttattttagttCTGCTAGAAATGGCTTTTTGGATGACAACTTACCTTGAACAATGATATCATCATCCAAATATATTACTTTCTCATGTTTCTGGATAAGTAGAGGGAGATAAAACCGAACGAAGTTCagctattaaacagaaaaaaaaaggtaaagactAAATGGTAAAGCTGTTTAATGTAGTAGTCTCACGCTTCTGTCTCTATTAACAAtcagttttaatttctctcttcattGAGCACTAGCCAGCAATCATTTGCTTCCTCCCTCCAGCTTTACTAGTATCTTTACTAGTATCCTGaatccattattattattatttatcccTATTTAATTTACTATGGCCCCAACCAAACAGCCCAAAACAGTTGCTtcttcccagaatcacagaatcatttctGTTGGAAGGAGCCTTTTGAGACCATCTACCATTCAAGCAAGCTGCCAGGGACCATGCCCaaatgggttttgaatatctccacagatgAAAACTCAACAGCC contains these protein-coding regions:
- the GLT8D2 gene encoding glycosyltransferase 8 domain-containing protein 2 isoform X2, which gives rise to MALLKKINQILLLLLVLTVCAILYNKVHQMPSALKNETVDLESPEEMEEEIPVVICAAAGRMGATVAAISSIYSNTEANVLFYIVGLKTTIPHIRKWIENSKLKEIKFKVVEFNPMVLKGKIRQDASRPELLQPLNFVRFYLPLLIQKHEKVIYLDDDIIVQGDIQELYDTKLAPGHAAAFSDDCDLPSTHEMVRSVGMQNTYMGFLDYRKQAIRDLGISPSTCSFNPGVIVANMTEWKHQRITKQLEKWMQRNVEENLYSSTLGGGVATSPMLIVFHGKYSAINPMWHIRHLGWSPDTRYSEHFLQEAKLLHWNGRYKPWDYPSVHTDLWENWFIPDPSGKFKLTRPDS
- the GLT8D2 gene encoding glycosyltransferase 8 domain-containing protein 2 isoform X1 → MALLKKINQILLLLLVLTVCAILYNKVHQMPSALKNETVDLESPEEMEEEIPVVICAAAGRMGATVAAISSIYSNTEANVLFYIVGLKTTIPHIRKWIENSKLKEIKFKVVEFNPMVLKGKIRQDASRPELLQPLNFVRFYLPLLIQKHEKVIYLDDDIIVQGRSWVVCEASRERSSVTGTFQLAGAGNPGDIQELYDTKLAPGHAAAFSDDCDLPSTHEMVRSVGMQNTYMGFLDYRKQAIRDLGISPSTCSFNPGVIVANMTEWKHQRITKQLEKWMQRNVEENLYSSTLGGGVATSPMLIVFHGKYSAINPMWHIRHLGWSPDTRYSEHFLQEAKLLHWNGRYKPWDYPSVHTDLWENWFIPDPSGKFKLTRPDS